TTGATGCCTTCAGCGCTTAGGACCACGACACTCCTTTTGTTTCGTCATTTCGGAGCGCTGCGGAGAAGTCTGCTTGGTTATCGATTCTTCGCAGCCTCACCGCGAAGAATCGAATATCGCGCTATGCGCGATTGTCTTGCTTAAGGGCACGGCTTCAGCCGTGCCGAACCAGGGTTTGAAAGATTTGCGGCTTTAGCCGCTGAGGTACCTGGTCTGAGTGACTGACCTCAGCGGCTAAAGCCGCGTCTCTTTCCTGATGTCACTGCGGGACGGCTGAACAGTTTGCGGAAAAACGCGTCTTTTCGCCTGCGGGTCAGTCTGTTGTGAGGGATCGGTGAGTTGTTTTGGTTCTCTATGGCACGTTGTTATGCGGTTTGGGTGGGTTTAGAGGGTGTTTAGACACACTACGGCCGTGTCATGACTGTGCTGGGATGGGAGGTATCAGCTTCACCAGCCGCAGGAGATTATGGGCTGCGGCCATGAGCTGTACCATCCAGTCCACCTTGCGTAGCCCACGCAGCTTGGTCTGTCGCATCGAACGGTCCAGCTTCATCCAACCGAAGACCTTCTCAACCAGTTTGCGTTTCCTCTGACTGATCGCATATCCCGGCTCGCTGCGTTCCTTGCTGTTGAGCCAGTTGGGCCATTTGGGGTTCGGCTCATACTCGGCCACGTGCGGCCTGACCTTGCGACGGCGCAGGGCCTTGATGAACTTCTCGTACTGATAGCCCTTGTCGGCTCCCAGCGTGATCCGCTTTTTACGCTTGATCCGCTTCAACATCTTCAGAGCCGCTGCACGTTCCTCTGTCGTCCCGGCCTGTGTGGCCATGGCCGCCACCACCAGACCGTTGCGGTTCTCGGTGATCACATGGCCCAGATAGCTGGGAACCGATGCTCCGCTGGAGCTCTTGCGATACAGCCGCGCTTCCGGATCGGTAGAGGACTCATGAGTATCACGCAGTAGCTTCTTACCACCCGCTCCCGTCCCACGGTCCGGAGGATCGGCCTTCTCATGGAAGCTGCGCCGGTTGGCCCATGCCTGGATCAGCGTGCCGTCCACCGTGAAGTGTTCTTCGCTGAGCAGCTTGTGCTGGCTAGCTTCCTCCAGCACCGCCAGCAGAAGCTTCTGGCTGGCTTCGCCGGCGATCAGACGCTCCCGGTTCTTGGTAAATACCGTCACGTCCCACACCGGATCGTCAATCTCCATGCCCACGAACCAGCGGAACAACAGGTTATAGTTCAGCTGCTCCATCAACTGCCGTTCCGAGCGAATCGAGTACAGCACCATCAGCAACTGCGCACGCAGCAGACGTTCCGGCGCGATCGATGGTCGCCCTGTCGCCGCGTAAAGCTGCGACAACTCACCATCCATCCGCTTCAGTGCCGCATCCACCATAGTCCGGATCCTCCGCACCGGATGATCCGATGCGATCCGCTGCTCCATCGTTACGTAACTGAACATCCCGCTCTGCTTCGCTTCTTCTCCCCGCATACCTCTCTCTTACGACAATCCCCGAAAAACGAAAAGAGTTTTTCCGCAAACTGTGAAGCCGTCCCCTTAACTGCCCCAACCAGCAAAGCTGGCCGGGGACCCCGTCGCAAGGCATTCGCACCCTTGGTACGAACTGGCTGCACTACGTGCAGCGGGAAAAGCAGGTCCTTCACTATGTTCAGGATGACAACTCTTATTACACGAACTTCTGAGACACGCCCCTAACTCATTGAGATAGTCTGTCCCCTCTAGTCGCTCTTGCGAGCAGGAATAAACGCGAGTACTATTCAAACAATTGTTTTAAACGATTGTTTAACTCACGATGGTCATCAAGAAAAGGGCAAAAAAGACAGTGCGGGCCAGGGTGGTCCGCCAAAACGAAGTGACAGAACGAGACGACGCGCGGTCACGTCTGATCGAGGCTGCGATGGAACTCTTTGCGGAGAAAGGCTACGAGGGAACGAGCGTGCGCGATCTCGCAACGGCGGCGGGTGTGAACGTAGCCGCAGTCAGCTATCACTTCGGCAGCAAGGATGCGCTCTACACCGAGACTCTGCGGGCGTGCCTGGCTCCCTGTGCCGAGATGCGAACGCGGATGCAGGCGCACCTCAATCTGGCGAAGCAGAAGAAAGGACGCAAAGCGGCGGAAGATGCGCTGCGCGGGTGTATCCGCGATTTTCTGGAACTGCTGGTGTCGCCCGCAGCCAAGCACAGCCATCTGGTCATGCGCGAGCAGTCGGAAGCCAAACCTCGTTTCGAGCCGGTCATACGAGAGTTCTTTGAGCCCGTAGGAACCATCCTGCACGAGGTGATTTTGATGCTGGCGCCAGGGCTTCCGCAGCCGACCGTGTTCATGACGATCTCGGGAATCATCGGGCAGTGCCTGCACATCTTCAAGGCACGCGCGACCTACCGCGTGCTCGCGGGAGTTGATTCGCACAGCCCCGAGTACATCGAGATGGTGTCAAAACACATGGCACATTTCACCGCACTTGGACTGCTCGGACTCGAGCGCGAGAAAGGGACTAGCTAACGATGTGGCGGATTGCAATCAAGATGCTGATGGGCGACCGCAGCAAATATTTCACGCTGGTGAGCAGCCTGGTTGTCGTATCGTTTCTGTTTCTACAGCAGGGCTCGATCTTCTGTGGGTTGATCCTGCGCACGGCCCGGCCGGTTGAAGTTGTCGGCGCGCCAATCTGGGTAAGCGATCCGCAACTACGCAGCGTGGACGAGAGCAAACCGCTGCTCGATACCGACCTGCAGCGGATACGCAGCGTACCGGGCGTGAAGTGGGCGGTGCCTCTGCTGTTGCAACTCGTCTCGGCACATCTGCCGGATGGGAACTATCAAACGGTGCGGCTCTACGGCCTGGACAACGATACTTTTTTCGGCCGGCCCAGAATGATCTCAGGCAACGGACAACTGCTGACGCAGGATCAGGCGGTAATTATCGGGCGGGCGGAGTCGGAGAAGCTGAATAATCCCAAGCCTGGGCAGGTCTTCGAGATGAATGACAACCAGGCGCGCGTAGTCGGGATTGCCGATGTGCCGCGTGATTTCTTTTCGTATCCGTTTGTCTATGCCTCGTACGACCGCGCGCTGCAGTATGCGCCGCAGCAGCGCAAGCAGTTGAACTATGTGCTGGCTGCTCCGGCGGACGGATTACCAGTGAGCGAGGTAACCCGGCGCATTCGCCAGACAACAGGCCTGGCCGCTTACTCCGAGCAGGAGTTCCGCTGGCTGACGATGGATTACTACATGAAGAACACCGGCATTCCGGCCAGTATCGGGATCTCGCTCGCGATGGTCTTTCTTGTGGGCATGTCGATTGTGGGGCAGACCTTTTATCAGTTCGCTCTGCAGAACGAGCGCTATTTCGGCGCCCTGAAAGCGATGGGCACCAGCTCCATGACACTGACGAAGATGATTCTGCTGCAGGCGCTCCTGGTGGGCCTGGTGGGTTATGGCGCGGGAGCAGGACTGGGCGGCATCTTCGGACTGATTGCGGGCGGGCAGGACAGCAAGATCGCCTTTGCTACACCCTGGCCAATGGTGGCGATCAGCTTTGTGGCGGTGATCGCAATCTGTCTGCTGTCGGCGCTGATCAGCATTCGCAAAGTAGTGAAACTTGAACCGGCGGTGGTGTTCCGTGGCTAATGGATGCGACACAGAAAACGGCACGCACGCAGCCTGCCTGCGAGGAGTAACCAGGCTGTTCGGCGTAGGGACGACGGAAGTGCATGCACTGGATAACGTCGATTTCAACGTGCACACCGGAGAGCTGCTGCTGTTAGTAGGCCCATCGGGATGCGGCAAGACAACGCTGCTGAGTGTGCTGGCCGGGATTCTGGATGCAACGTCGGGTGACGTCGACGTCTTCGGGACACGCATCGATCAGCTTAGCCAGCAGGAGAAAACCCAGTTTCGGCGCGACAACATCGGGTTCATCTTTCAGCAGTACAACCTTCTGCCTACCTTAACAGCGGCGGAGAACGTCGCGATTCCGCTGCTGATTCACAAGGTGGACTTCGAGGAAGCTGTAGCGAAGGCTCGGGTGTATCTCGAAAAAGTGGGGCTGGCAGAGCGTGCGGACTTTCTCCCCTCGCAGCTTTCAGGCGGACAACAACAGCGCGTGGCCATTGCGCGCGCTCTGATTACCGAGCCGCGCCTGATTGTGTGCGACGAACCGACGGCGGCACTCGATGGTGAGACGGGAAAGATGATTCTCGAGATGTTTCGCTCAACCGCGCTGACAAGCGACCGGGCCATCGTGGTGGTAACCCATGACAGCCGTATCTTTCCCTACGGCGATCGAATCGCCGAGATGCTGGATGGGCGGATTCTCTCGATTCACCAGAATGAATTTACGCCCGCTCATAGAGCATTTCTCCTGTAGGTGTAGCGCAGGGCTTTTGCATCTATGGGCGTTTTCCTCAATGAAAACGCCGCTGCACTCCCCTTCCGGGATACCCAGCGACAGGAGAAATGCTCTAGTAAGGAGAACATTCAATGACGAAGTGGCTAAGCATAGTCGGTCCGCTGTTGGGATTGGTTTTGATTGCCGCGTGGGTCACGGCTTCGGCACGCCGCGTACCGCATGAGAAGGCTCTGGCTGCACCGCCCACGGCTCCGTATGAGAACTCGATTGCGGCAACGGGAATCGTCGAAGCCTCAGACCGCAACTACAATCTGGCGCCGCCGGTATCGGGCCAGTTGAGCATGTTGTACGTAAAGGAGAACGACATCGTCCACCGTGACGACAAGCTCTACACCATCGATGACCGCGAGCAGCGCACCGTTGTTGAGCAGGCAGACGCAAATGTCCTCAAGGCGCGTGCAACGGTGCAGACAGCGCAAGCCGATATCCTGACGCAACAGGCAAACGTGAACAGCGCCACAGCTGCCGTGGATACCGCAAAAGCTACGTATGAGGATGCGGCCCAGATCGCCGAGCGCAATGAAGGGCTGCATCAGGGCGGGGTTATCTCCGACCAGGCAAACATGACCAGTGCCAAGACGCGTGATGCCGATCGAGCCCGGTGGCAGCAGACCGCGGCCCAGTTGAAGCAAGCCGAAGCGCA
This genomic window from Terriglobus albidus contains:
- a CDS encoding ABC transporter ATP-binding protein; amino-acid sequence: MANGCDTENGTHAACLRGVTRLFGVGTTEVHALDNVDFNVHTGELLLLVGPSGCGKTTLLSVLAGILDATSGDVDVFGTRIDQLSQQEKTQFRRDNIGFIFQQYNLLPTLTAAENVAIPLLIHKVDFEEAVAKARVYLEKVGLAERADFLPSQLSGGQQQRVAIARALITEPRLIVCDEPTAALDGETGKMILEMFRSTALTSDRAIVVVTHDSRIFPYGDRIAEMLDGRILSIHQNEFTPAHRAFLL
- a CDS encoding CerR family C-terminal domain-containing protein, which gives rise to MTERDDARSRLIEAAMELFAEKGYEGTSVRDLATAAGVNVAAVSYHFGSKDALYTETLRACLAPCAEMRTRMQAHLNLAKQKKGRKAAEDALRGCIRDFLELLVSPAAKHSHLVMREQSEAKPRFEPVIREFFEPVGTILHEVILMLAPGLPQPTVFMTISGIIGQCLHIFKARATYRVLAGVDSHSPEYIEMVSKHMAHFTALGLLGLEREKGTS
- a CDS encoding ABC transporter permease encodes the protein MWRIAIKMLMGDRSKYFTLVSSLVVVSFLFLQQGSIFCGLILRTARPVEVVGAPIWVSDPQLRSVDESKPLLDTDLQRIRSVPGVKWAVPLLLQLVSAHLPDGNYQTVRLYGLDNDTFFGRPRMISGNGQLLTQDQAVIIGRAESEKLNNPKPGQVFEMNDNQARVVGIADVPRDFFSYPFVYASYDRALQYAPQQRKQLNYVLAAPADGLPVSEVTRRIRQTTGLAAYSEQEFRWLTMDYYMKNTGIPASIGISLAMVFLVGMSIVGQTFYQFALQNERYFGALKAMGTSSMTLTKMILLQALLVGLVGYGAGAGLGGIFGLIAGGQDSKIAFATPWPMVAISFVAVIAICLLSALISIRKVVKLEPAVVFRG
- a CDS encoding HlyD family secretion protein; the protein is MTKWLSIVGPLLGLVLIAAWVTASARRVPHEKALAAPPTAPYENSIAATGIVEASDRNYNLAPPVSGQLSMLYVKENDIVHRDDKLYTIDDREQRTVVEQADANVLKARATVQTAQADILTQQANVNSATAAVDTAKATYEDAAQIAERNEGLHQGGVISDQANMTSAKTRDADRARWQQTAAQLKQAEAQLHNAEAALSEQQANLQTMIATRNQQKVLLDKMTVRAPADGKILQINNRVGEYLSSTSGTSPVLFGDTDSLMVRVDVDEINASHVLPGSLATAMLKGDSTRQFPMQFVRIVPYMVPKQNLTGSNSERVDVRVLQLEFRFEPPQFPVYVGQQVDVFIHAQERASR
- a CDS encoding IS5 family transposase; amino-acid sequence: MRGEEAKQSGMFSYVTMEQRIASDHPVRRIRTMVDAALKRMDGELSQLYAATGRPSIAPERLLRAQLLMVLYSIRSERQLMEQLNYNLLFRWFVGMEIDDPVWDVTVFTKNRERLIAGEASQKLLLAVLEEASQHKLLSEEHFTVDGTLIQAWANRRSFHEKADPPDRGTGAGGKKLLRDTHESSTDPEARLYRKSSSGASVPSYLGHVITENRNGLVVAAMATQAGTTEERAAALKMLKRIKRKKRITLGADKGYQYEKFIKALRRRKVRPHVAEYEPNPKWPNWLNSKERSEPGYAISQRKRKLVEKVFGWMKLDRSMRQTKLRGLRKVDWMVQLMAAAHNLLRLVKLIPPIPAQS